One part of the Solanum dulcamara chromosome 3, daSolDulc1.2, whole genome shotgun sequence genome encodes these proteins:
- the LOC129883411 gene encoding uncharacterized protein LOC129883411 → MAEKLAPEKRHSFVHNGQKVFEWDQTLEELNIYITLPENVPKKLFYCKIESKHLEVGIKGNPPYLNHDLMSPVKTDCSFWTLEDDILHVTLQKRDKGQTWSSPILGQGQLDPYASDLEQKRLMLQRFQEENPGFDFSQAQFSGNCPDPKTFMGGIGST, encoded by the exons ATGGCTGAAAAATTGGCCCCTGAGAAACGTCACAGTTTCGTCCATAATG GCCAGAAGGTGTTCGAATGGGACCAAACGCTTGAGGAATTGAACATTTACATAACGCTTCCAGAAAATGTTCCGAAGAAGCTATTTTATTGCAAGATTGAGTCTAAGCATTTGGAAGTTGGGATCAAAGGCAATCCACCTTACCTTAAT CACGATCTGATGAGCCCAGTGAAGACGGATTGTTCCTTCTGGACTCTAg AGGATGATATACTGCATGTAACCTTACAGAAGAGGGATAAAGGTCAGACATGGTCTTCTCCTATATTGGGCCAAGGGCAGTTGGATCCTTATGCCAGTGATCTTGAACAGAAAAGGCTCATGCTTCAAAGGTTCCAAGAAGAG AATCCAGGTTTTGACTTCTCACAGGCACAATTCTCCGGGAATTGTCCTGATCCAAAGACCTTCATGGGGGGAATTGGCTCAACTTGA